CCTCGATACCCGCCCCGGCATACACGTTATTTCCCCGCAAGGTGATTTACTCGCGTTTCGCGAAACACCCGAAGACACCATAACCAACTGCAGCTTTGGAGGTGACGACCTAAGAACCTTGTATATCAGTTGTGGAACCTATCTTTTAAGCATCCGAACAGCCCTACCCGGCAAGAACACGTATCGACCAAAACATTAATCTCAGACTCACAGAAACCCTAAAAATATTCACCATGAATCTTCTCAAAACAGTTCTCCCATTAGCCCTTTTATCACTATCAGCCTGCAGTCCGTCCAAAGACTCAGGAACGCACACGATTGACCTATTCAATGGAACGAGCCTCGACGGCTGGCAAAACTTCGGTGGCGGAAAATTTTATGTGGAAGATGGGATGATTGTAGGCGAAGCAGCTCCGGGATTTCCCAATAGTTTTCTGGCCACGAACGACAGGTACGACGACTTTGAGTTGGAAGTGGATTTCAAGGTGGATGCTCTTCTCAATTCAGGCGTACAAATTCGCAGCAATGTCTACCCTGAAGAAACTACCACCATCCGTTGGGGTGGGACGTTCAAGGACGACGGCAGCAAAGACGTCAGAGAAAGGGTCTGGGAGAAGGGTCGCTTCTGGGGTTATCAAGTTGAAATTGACCCGAGCGACCGCGGTTGGACTGGCACTTTGTACGAAGAAGGCGCTCGTGGGTTTTTACATATTCCCGGTGAAGACATGGCTCCAAAAGGAACTTACAAACCTGAAGATTGGAACCACTTTAAAATCGTCGCCAAAGGAGACCGCATCCAAACATGGCTCAACGGAGTCCAGGTGGCCAATGTAAACGACAGCGACAAAGCCACTGGCTACATTGCGCTACAGCTTCACGGCATAGGAAACAGCAAGGAAAAGATTGGCCAGAAAGTGTGGTGGCGAAATATTCGCCTGGTCCAGTAACCGGACCGTAGGACTCTCCTGATGGTGGAGACTTACATCTCAGTGAAAGGGATTAGTCTTTCTCGAATTTTAAATTCGACCTTCCTCAATATCGTAGACGTCGAACCAGACATAGACGATTTTTCCTTCTGGGATGTATTTAGGAATGTACCCTTCAAGAAACTCCTGAAGCGGTGCTGGCATTTCGCAGAGCCGCTTTCCCCGCATATCGTTATTCCACTGAATGATCTTAGATTTCTCCCGTGGCGTGGCATGCTCAACAATCCAGGCAGCCACCGCTTCATCATCCGCTCCGGTCGCCACAAACGCTTTAAAGTCATCCGCTGAGATCCCAACAAAATCAAAAAAGAAGTTATCGAGTGGGCAATCGAAGTGATATTCACCCTTGGTCCCGGCGAGATCGGACCGACACTTATCAAGCGTCCGGCCAGCTACTACATAGCCACCGAGTACTTCTCGAGGGCTGCGTGGAAATTCGTGTGTGAGGTCTTTTGCGAGTTCTTCTACAGTTGCCATGAAACGAAGGATGTAAAATTCGGCCTACTATTCCAAACTAATCTGCCTTCTACATTAAAAACTTCTGGATCTCACTGTAAAGTTGGTAAATGCCGACCGAAGTCATCAACATCGCGGATATCCAAAGAAAGAAAATCCAACTGGCCCGAGGTCGAAGTTTCTCGTGGGTCTGATTATAAAGAAAATACAAAGCGGCACCACTCAGGAACGGAAGCATAAGCGCTTGGGCGACTGCGCCAATGGTGACCAAGGTCACCGGCTTTCCAACCGATAGATAGAAAATACAATACATAGCAGGTAGGACGACGCAGGCTATCCGAATAGCTTTCTGGCGTTTGGCATCGGTATCTATTTTTATCAATCCAAGGAGTCCCAGAAAGTCCGCGGCAAGGCGACTGTTCGAGGCGGTAGAAATGAATATCGTCGAATAGAGCACCACGATCGCACCCACAATAAATATCCACAAACCCACCACACCAAAGGAGGTGCTATAAAGATTCGAAAGGTTGATCATCAAACTGTCGTTTGTAACTTCGATCCCCTTGCCGTTCAGCACCGCCGCTCCGAGCAGGTAAAAAGCCACCGTAGCTCCCGTGTAAATGACCAAAGACATCAAGGCATCGTACCTCATAACACGCAGCCATCCTTTTGCACGATTCACCCAAACCTCACTGCCATCGTCGGGACCCACGTACTTGGCATATCCTTTTTCAAGACACCAGTAGGGGTAATAAATAAGTTCCGAGGCACCTACCCCGATGACTCCAAACGCAGCGAATGCCACTAAAAAATCATCCGGTAGTCCAAAGCTTAAGCCCTCCACTAACTGCGGCATGGTGATGCCGTAGTCTGTCCAATAGAGGGAAAATACCGCGAAGACCGTGAAAATGGAAAACGCCGCCACCATGAAAGTTGAAAAGAACTGAATAAACTTGTATCGACCAATGTAGAGTAGCACGGCACACGACCCCGTAATCAGAATCGCCAGCACCGTGTGCGACAAATCGGACCCTGCCAGTCCCAGAACCTGGGCGACTCCGCCAACCATGCCCGAGAGTTGAAAAAAAATGGCACAAAACATACAAGACCACAACCAGACCAGCCAGGATACCTTCGCACGAGGCCCTGGGACCGAGTTGATCGCCTGCAAGGTCGTTTTGCCTTTTGAAATCGTGTAGCGCCCAAGCTCAACCTGGACAAACACTTTGATGACACATCCGATGATGATAAACCAAAGCAAAATGAACCCAACATCGGCTCCAAGTTTAGTGGTCACAATCAACTCTCCAGACCCGACGATATTGGCGGATATGATGAGCCCGGGGCCGAGTTGCTTGAGTATACCTCTCCAGGTACGTGGTGCTTCTGATATTTCAGTCATGGGGTGGTAAGAAGATGAATGGCAATTCAACGCATGAAAACCCGATTCAAAACAGTCGTCGACGCTTAATTTCTTATGCCACAACTAAGGGGCGTGGTTCTTTCTACGGGTAAATCCCAGACGGCGGTTTTGGCAAAACCGCCCTACCTAGGTTAGAAACACCCAGGGTAGGGACCGATCGCCGACTGTGTCGGGTCGAAGCTTTCAGCGTAGCCTGAGCGGTCCGCTTCAGATGAGTCTGAAAAAAAGAGGTCATAATACTTCGGACCTCCCCGCGGAAAGAATCACACCCACAGCTAAGTGAGTGCCTAACTCATCACCTATAGAAATCGCTCAAGTAGATGCTTGGTCGCCAACACTCCTTCAACTGGAGGGGTCACTTTGCCCTCGTACTCGATGGCCACGATACCTTTAAAATCAGCGTCGATTACTGCTTTCATCAGGCGGTGATAGTCAAAGTCGACCTCGTTTCCTTTATCGTCAAAATTGTGACTCTTGGCAGATACAACCGAGGTAAACGGCATCATGGCCTCGGTGCCTCCGTAGGGATCGTGATCCTTCATCTTACCAAAGTCGGGCATCAAGCGTAGGTGTGGGTCGTTCATTTCCCGGGCGATATCGGCGAGAAAATCTCCCTGTTTGGCCCACTCCGACGCGCCCGGCTCGATGGCGATGATTATTCCTTTTTCCTTTGCGTACCGAGCGATAGGTTGAAGCGCATCAATACAATGCGCGATGGCGTCACCTCGATCCACATTCGGAGCTTTCAAGAATACGCGAACGAACGTACTCCGCAAAATAACCGCGTTGTCGATGTAAGCTTTAAAAGGTTCAACGGCAGCTTTTCGTTCTGCCAAGGTCTTTCCGTTCGCATCCACCGCACCGGCCATCAGGAGAAATAAATTGGTTCCCGCTTCATCGGCGTGCTTTTTCAATTCACGGAAATACTCAGGGTCCGTTTTTCGCTCCTTGGGGAATGCCCCATCCCATACATCGATTTCGGTTAATCCAAACGTCTTCCGGGAAAAAGCCGGATAGTCAAACACCGAGAGCGATCCATCCTGAAAAAGAAACCGTAGGGAATACATCGAGAGTCCGATCTTGTAGGATCCGGACGCATGGGCCTTCCCAGGAATTAAAGGCAAAGCAGACAGGGACAATCCGCCGAGACAAAACCCACTCGAACGTTTTAAAAAACTTCTTCTATTCATCTATCTCTTTTCGAAACCAGATTCAGTGGCCGGAATGTTATTCGGGATGTCCCCAAACCTTGGGTACTTTAAAGTCGTTCGGCATCGAATTAGGAGGTATAATGGGAGCAACAGCCTCTCCGGCCAACTCGGCTAGTTTCTTTTTCAGCCTTTGAAAGTCTTTAGGCCGTTTTGTGCTTAGATCGTTTTTTTCGTATGGATCATCGCTTATGTTAAACAGCTCCCATTTTTCTTTTCCAACCGCTGAGGTCTCGTTGGCATTTGCCTGCCCATTGTGCACGAGTTTCCAATCACCCATGCGGATCGCTCCATGAAAAGGAGTCAGGTTGTGGAGGATATAATCATGAGGAGTTTTCTTGCCTTGGCTTATAGTCGGCCACGCGTCTTTCCCATCGAGGGGTAATTTTTGTTTGGGCTTGCTTCCGGCCAAGCCGAGAAGAGTCGGATACAAATCCACGATGTGCAATGGCTCTTTCACAACAGAACCTGCTTTGAGTGTTCCATCCCAAGCCATGATGGCTGGAACCCGAACACCCCCTTCGTAAAGGGAACTCTTTCCGTCGCGAAGTTTTCCGTTGGAACCGAGTCGAACAATACCTCCGTTGTCGGAGCTGAAAAAGATCAAAGTGTTTTCCTTCGGTAGATGCTTATTGGCCGCACCGATGATCGCTCCAATCGCATCGTCCATGCTCGTAACCATCGCTGCGTAGATGCGACGGCTTTTGTCTTCAATGTGAGCATTTCGATTCAGATGTTCTTCTGTGGCCTGAAGCGGCGTGTGAGGCGCATTGAAAGGTATGTAGAGAAACAGAGGTTTACTATCACTATGTGCTTCGATGATTCCGACCGCCTCCTGACCGATGAGGTCGGTAGCGTAACCTTCTTCGTATAAGGGTTCGTCATTTCGATGCCAATCGTGGGCGCCATCGCGAATGTGAGTGAAGTAATCCAAGGCTCCATTGTAGTGTCCATATTGGATATCAAACCCGCGTTGGAGCGGAAGGTAGTCGCCATTGCTGTGCCCCAGATGCCACTTACCGGTAATCGCGGTAGTATAACCTGCAGCCCGTAATCCTTCAGCCAGGGTTTGCTCTTCCAAGGGAAGCCCATGAGTTGCCCAAGGCCGGACAACCCCACATTGCATCCCAAACCTAATCGGATATCGGCCTGTCATCAAAGCGCCTCTTGTAGGAGAACACACCGGTTGAACATAGAATTGGTCGAGTTGCACTCCACGACTTGCAAGACTGTCCAGGTGTGGAGTGGAGATATTGCCCTCCCCATGATAACTGACGTCCTGCCAGCCGAGATCGTCGGCCACCATTACAATGATGTGAGGTCGATCTTCAGCCAACGCAACATTGGCAAAACAGAAAAGCGATAAAAGAAGGAGTGGAACGGAAACTATATTTTTCATAGGGATAAAATAACAGAAAAAAGTCTTAGCCCAGGAACGCAAGAGTATGATTCAAAATGCGCGAATGAGATTAGATTTCACCGTAGGGCCAGTTGCTCGCAACTCGGCCTCTGTGACTCACAACATTCCCCGGGCAAAGCGTCGATGCAAGCATCGAGCCCTACGCTGGAAAGAATTACATCTGGAAGGCACCACGTGATTCTTTCTACGGGGTAAATCACTGACGGCGGTTTTGGCAAAACCGCCGTCAAATCCAGGGTAGGGACCGATCGATGTCTCCGGTCTGTACACGCCGAGCGGTCCGCTTCAGATGAGTCTGAACAAAAAGAGGCAAAAATACCTTGGACCTCCCCGCGGAAAGAATCACACCCCGGAAGGCATCGGATACCAGAATATAGTTTGCCAGATTCTCCAAGTATCCTTTGCATTTGGCCACCCCATGAAAATTAAAGATATTCGATTACTTCCCTTAAGAGGAGCCACGCCGGACGGTGGTTGGGATGACAAGTTTCTCGATGAAGATAATAACCTCCACACCTTGATAGAAATCATAACGGATGAGGGAATCACCGGCTTCGGAAGCGTATTTACATCCGCAACCCTCATAGAAGGTGCTGTAAACGTACTACGCCCGTTCTTGATTGGAGCGTCGGCCTTGGATCCTTCCGCAACCTCGGAGCGACTTCACCAACAGAGCTTCTGGCAAGGGCGCGGCGGAGCGATCACTCATGCCATCTCCGGCATCGATATCGCTCTCTGGGATATTCTGGGGAAAGTGACTCAACAGCCGATCAGTCGTCTTCTAGGAGGCCGCCATCGGGAAACCATCAAACCGTATGGCTCACTACTCATGGACGAACCCGATAAGCTGCGCGCCAGTTTGGAGGATGGTATGGCCCGCGGATTCAAAGCCTTCAAAATTGGCTGGGGTCCTTTTGGACGCGTGGATAACAAAACCGATGAGGCCATCGTACGCGCTGCTCGGGATACAGTTGGGCCGGACATTGAGTTGATGGTCGATGCGGGTGGGTCCGATGCCTTCTGGCCCCACGGTTATAAATGGGCAATCCAAACCGCGCGCATGCTCGCCGATTACGACGTCACCTGGTTTGAGGAAGCCCTGCGACCGGACGATATCGAAGGGTA
This portion of the Verrucomicrobiota bacterium genome encodes:
- a CDS encoding mandelate racemase/muconate lactonizing enzyme family protein; its protein translation is MKIKDIRLLPLRGATPDGGWDDKFLDEDNNLHTLIEIITDEGITGFGSVFTSATLIEGAVNVLRPFLIGASALDPSATSERLHQQSFWQGRGGAITHAISGIDIALWDILGKVTQQPISRLLGGRHRETIKPYGSLLMDEPDKLRASLEDGMARGFKAFKIGWGPFGRVDNKTDEAIVRAARDTVGPDIELMVDAGGSDAFWPHGYKWAIQTARMLADYDVTWFEEALRPDDIEGYIKLTEHAPLPITSCEVLTRRQSFIDWIERRAVDYIQPDVTKVGGISEEYRIAQYADDHSILFVPHGWNTAVGLAADLQLVSATSNARWVEYITPAPYIDQLLLNPIELNSDGMISIPDGPGLGMQWNPDGIAKFTGGMSLTPTDL
- a CDS encoding DUF1080 domain-containing protein, which produces MNLLKTVLPLALLSLSACSPSKDSGTHTIDLFNGTSLDGWQNFGGGKFYVEDGMIVGEAAPGFPNSFLATNDRYDDFELEVDFKVDALLNSGVQIRSNVYPEETTTIRWGGTFKDDGSKDVRERVWEKGRFWGYQVEIDPSDRGWTGTLYEEGARGFLHIPGEDMAPKGTYKPEDWNHFKIVAKGDRIQTWLNGVQVANVNDSDKATGYIALQLHGIGNSKEKIGQKVWWRNIRLVQ
- a CDS encoding Nramp family divalent metal transporter; translated protein: MTEISEAPRTWRGILKQLGPGLIISANIVGSGELIVTTKLGADVGFILLWFIIIGCVIKVFVQVELGRYTISKGKTTLQAINSVPGPRAKVSWLVWLWSCMFCAIFFQLSGMVGGVAQVLGLAGSDLSHTVLAILITGSCAVLLYIGRYKFIQFFSTFMVAAFSIFTVFAVFSLYWTDYGITMPQLVEGLSFGLPDDFLVAFAAFGVIGVGASELIYYPYWCLEKGYAKYVGPDDGSEVWVNRAKGWLRVMRYDALMSLVIYTGATVAFYLLGAAVLNGKGIEVTNDSLMINLSNLYSTSFGVVGLWIFIVGAIVVLYSTIFISTASNSRLAADFLGLLGLIKIDTDAKRQKAIRIACVVLPAMYCIFYLSVGKPVTLVTIGAVAQALMLPFLSGAALYFLYNQTHEKLRPRASWIFFLWISAMLMTSVGIYQLYSEIQKFLM
- a CDS encoding arylsulfatase; amino-acid sequence: MKNIVSVPLLLLSLFCFANVALAEDRPHIIVMVADDLGWQDVSYHGEGNISTPHLDSLASRGVQLDQFYVQPVCSPTRGALMTGRYPIRFGMQCGVVRPWATHGLPLEEQTLAEGLRAAGYTTAITGKWHLGHSNGDYLPLQRGFDIQYGHYNGALDYFTHIRDGAHDWHRNDEPLYEEGYATDLIGQEAVGIIEAHSDSKPLFLYIPFNAPHTPLQATEEHLNRNAHIEDKSRRIYAAMVTSMDDAIGAIIGAANKHLPKENTLIFFSSDNGGIVRLGSNGKLRDGKSSLYEGGVRVPAIMAWDGTLKAGSVVKEPLHIVDLYPTLLGLAGSKPKQKLPLDGKDAWPTISQGKKTPHDYILHNLTPFHGAIRMGDWKLVHNGQANANETSAVGKEKWELFNISDDPYEKNDLSTKRPKDFQRLKKKLAELAGEAVAPIIPPNSMPNDFKVPKVWGHPE
- a CDS encoding TIM barrel protein, which codes for MNRRSFLKRSSGFCLGGLSLSALPLIPGKAHASGSYKIGLSMYSLRFLFQDGSLSVFDYPAFSRKTFGLTEIDVWDGAFPKERKTDPEYFRELKKHADEAGTNLFLLMAGAVDANGKTLAERKAAVEPFKAYIDNAVILRSTFVRVFLKAPNVDRGDAIAHCIDALQPIARYAKEKGIIIAIEPGASEWAKQGDFLADIAREMNDPHLRLMPDFGKMKDHDPYGGTEAMMPFTSVVSAKSHNFDDKGNEVDFDYHRLMKAVIDADFKGIVAIEYEGKVTPPVEGVLATKHLLERFL
- a CDS encoding DUF5069 domain-containing protein, encoding MATVEELAKDLTHEFPRSPREVLGGYVVAGRTLDKCRSDLAGTKGEYHFDCPLDNFFFDFVGISADDFKAFVATGADDEAVAAWIVEHATPREKSKIIQWNNDMRGKRLCEMPAPLQEFLEGYIPKYIPEGKIVYVWFDVYDIEEGRI